In Bacteroidota bacterium, the genomic window CGCATAGAAAAGATCTTCTCGCAAATGCCGGAGATAGAGAAAGTATTCACCGGCGTCGGCTCCCAGGCGACCGGATCGCTGTCTCTTTCGAGCAACAACCTCACCCAGCTCAACGTCACGCTTGTGCCCAAAGAGCTAAGAAAGAAATCCACATCCGAGGTGGGCGAGGAGATCAAGGCCAAGTTAAAAGAAATACCGGGATTGAAGGTGTTCGTCAATCCGATCGGCCTCTTCGGTTCAGCGGATCAATCGGCCATCCAGATCGCCGTCAACGGAACGGATTTTAACGAAATAACAAAAGCTGCGCTGCAGGTGGAAGATGTCCTGCGGAGCACGCCGGGCACGACCGACGTTCGACTCTCATCCGAGGCGGGAAAACCGGAGATGCGCATCAATATCGACCGCGCGAAAATGGCGCAGCTCGGCCTCTCGGTTGCCGACGTCGGCACGACGCTCCGCATTGCTCTCACCGGGGACGACCAGTCGAAATTCCGCGACGGCACGAACGAATACGACATCCGGATCCGCTTCGACCAGTTTGACCGCACGCGCACGGACGACATCGGGAATATTTCGTTCGTGAATAATCGGGGGCAGCAGATCCAACTGAACCAGTTCGCCACGATTTCTCAGACCTCGGGCCCTACGAAACTTGAACGCAGAGACCGCATCGGCATCATCTATGTCAACGGCCAGACGCTCGGCCGGCCGGTAGGAACGATCATGGGCGATTTCAAAAATAGGATCGCCGGCGTGCAGCTTCCCCCGGGGATTACGCTTGCGTACCTCGGGATGGAGAAGATGCGCGCGGAAGGCTTCACCGACCTGTTTCTGGCGATGCTGACGGGGATCCTCTTCATCTATCTGATCATGGTCGCCCTGTATGATTCGTACGTCTATCCGTTCGTCGTCTTGTTCTCCATCCCGCTGGCAATGGTTGGGGCAATGGTGGCCCTTGCTGCGACGGGAAAAGCGCTCAGCATTTTTTCCATGCTCGGAATCATCATGCTGATGGGGCTCGTCGCGAAGAACGCCATTTTGCTCGTCGACAGGACCAACCAGACACGGCTCGAACACGGGCTCACGGTGTACGACGCGCTCCTTGAAGCGGCGCAATCCCGGCTGCGTCCGATCCTGATGACGACGCTGACGATGATTTTTGGTATGCTGCCTATTGCAGTCTCAACGGCGTCCGGGTCTGAATGGAAATCCGGCCTTGCTTGGGCGCTTATCGGCGGCCTGACGAGCTCGCTCTTCTTGACGCTGATCGTCGTTCCCGTCGTCTATATGAAAGTCGACGAATGGAAGGAAACGATCCCGGCATTCTTCAGCAAACCGTCCGATATTCTTAAGCGGTTTCGAAAAGGCCAGGCGTAAGTTGAGGAGTCCCTCATTTCGTCCAATGGGGGTGTCCGGTTCTTTTTGGGGCGATTTTTTGGCCGACGAGCATGCCTTTGCCCACAGGCCAATAAAGTATCGGCTGAAGCTAAACTTCTTCGGCCTTGACCTTGTCCAAGAAACGATTTCCGTGGCGAAACTTTATCCCGCCCCTGAAGTGTTAGATACCACAAGAGACGTTGGCAACCAACCGGAGTAATAGGAGGAAGAGCCGTGAAAAACTATGTGTCGAATGAAGACAAGTCAGCAAGGATGTTCGAGTCGGATTTTATGGAACTGTTCACGCATATTCACCCGTCGCTGCCGCTCGTGATCTTCGTTCCCGTTGTGGCGTTGTCATTGTACTACACGGACGCACAAATTAGTGCATCGTCCAGGTTCCTTCTCTTTATTGGAGGCTTGTTTGTCTGGTCAGGAAGCGAATATTTATTGCACCGCTTTTTCTTCCACTTTGTTCCGGAGAACGTCTGGGGGAAGCGGCTTCATTTCATTATGCATGGCGTTCATCACGACTACCCGAACGATTCGCGCCGTCTTGTGATGGCCCCAGCCATCAGCGTGCCTCTGGCGACAATGTTTTTTTTCATCTTCAGAACCATTTGCGGACCCAAGTTTGCGTTTCCCTTTTTTGCCGGATTCATTACGGGCTATCTCTTCTATGACATGATGCATTATGCAATTCACCACATTCCGATGAAGAGCAAAGCGGGAAACTATTTGCGGAAGCATCACTTCCGTCATCATTATTCCGACGCGGATATCAATTTTGGCGTAAGTTCGCCGGTATGGGACGTTGTGTTCGGTACCTTGAACAATGAACGGAAAGACAATTCCGAACCTGCGCTCGCAGACGTCAACTCGCGCATCAAACAGTAGTACACTGGATTCATTGGAAGAAGCAATTCTCGAAACTTTTCAGCTGACACGGCGTTACGGAGCGCTCACTGCCGTGAACGCCGTCTCATTTGCTGTCAACCCGGGTGAGATTTTTGGCATCATCGGCCCCAACGGAGCAGGCAAGACCACGACGATCAAGATGTTGACGACGCTCCTCCCTCCGACGTCGGGGAGGGCTCTTGTTGCGAAGTTTGATATCTCCCGCCAAGCCCGTGATGTCCGCCGCTCCATCGGATATGTTCCCCAGTTGGTGTCCGCCGACGGCAACCTTACCGGATATGAAAATCTCCTTCTCTTTGCCAAGCTCTACGACATTCCTTCTAATAAGCGCCTTGACCGCATTCAACGTGCGCTTGAGTTGATGGAACTCTCCGACGCGAGAAACAACCTTGTCAAAACCTATTCCGGCGGTATGATCAGGCGTTTGGAGATCGCTCAAGCAGTGCTGCACCGTCCGCACATTCTTTTTCTCGATGAGCCGACGGTCGGTCTGGACCCGGTGGCGCGTCAATCGGTATGGGCCCAGGTCAAGATGCTTGTTGACCGGGGAACAACGGTGATCCTGACGACCCATTATATGGAAGAGGCAGAGAGTCTTTGTTCACGGGTTGCGATCATGCACAAAGGCAGTATTGTCGCCAACGGAACACCCGAAGAACTTAAAAAAACTGTGGGCGGGAAGAAGACGACGCTCGACGACGTCTTTGCATTCTATTCAGGCAACGCTCTGGAATCCGGAGGAAATTATCGTGAAACATCGCGCGTTCGTCGCACCGCCCGTCGGCTTGGATGATGATCCGGAAGTGACGCAGGCCGGTCTCTTGACTGCGGTATGGAGTTTTGTGCGCAAGACGTTCGTGATCGCTGAGCTCGAAGTGCGGAAGCTGCGCCATGATCCGACCGAGCTGCTGACCCGCGCCCTGCAGCCCGCTCTCTGGATGCTGATCTTCGGTGAAGTCTTCGCACGGCTCCGTTCCATCCCAACCGGCTCCGTTGGTTATCTTGATTTTCTTGCTCCGGGAATTCTTGCCCAGAGCGTTCTCTTCGCCGCGATCTTCTATGGGATCGCAATCATTTGGGAGCGCGATCTCGGCATCATTCATAAATTTTTGGTCAGTCCGACGCCCCGGTCGGCGCTTGTGCTTGGCAAAGCTCTGTCGGCGGGCGTGCGGGGATTGTCGCAAGCGATCATCATCTACCTCCTCTCTATGATCCTTGGCGTGCAGATCAATTGGGACCCGCTTTCATTGCTGGGAATTCTACTGTTTGTTTTCCTGGGCTCCGCACTCTTCTCGACATTCTCGCTCATCATCGCCTGCATCGTCAAAACGCGCGAGCGTTTTATGGGGATCGGGCAAGTGATGACGATGCCTCTTTTCTTTGCCAGCAACGCGATCTACCCGATCGCCATCATGCCGCCGTGGCTGAAAGTCATCGCTCAAGTCAATCCGCTGACGTATGAGGTCGACGCATTGCGGGGATTGATGCTGATCGGGGGGACGAGCGTGTACGGGCTGCCGGTGGATTTTGCGGCGCTGGCTGCGTCCACATCGCTCCTGATCGCGATCGGCGCGGCGCTCTATCCCTCTGTTGTTGCCTAACGTAACGGAGCTTCCATGGAAAATTACATCACACTCAAAATAGCCGACGGCACCGAGATGCGTGCTTACGTTTCTCGGCCGTCCGTCCCCGGAAAATATCCCGGCATTATTGTCTATCAGGAAGCATTCGGCGTCAACGCCCATATCCGCGACGTTGACGGCAGGTTTGCGCGCGAGGGGTATGTCGCCGTTGCTCCGGAATTGTATCATCGCACCGGGGCTGGAATCGAGGGGGACTATAAGGATTTTTCGTCGCTGCAGCCGCATTTCTCGGCCCTCAAAGAGGATCTCGTCGGACAGGATGTTCGTGCGGTGTATGATTGGCTCATCAATGATTCTTCGGTCGACGCTGAGCGAGCGGCATGCGTTGGTTTTTGTTTGGGGGGAAGGATCGCATTCCAGACAAATACGATGCTTCCTGTGAAAGCTGCGATCAGCTTTTATGGCGGTGGAATAGCGGAGACGCTCGTCAACAGGATTCCGCAGCTCCATGGAGCTTCCCTGATGTTTTGGGGAGGACGGGACAAACGGATTCTTCCCGAACACATACGCACAATCATCGATGGATTTCGTGCCGCAAATAAGCCTTATACCAACATCGAATTTTCGGAAGCCGAACATGGCTTCTTTTGCGATGCCCGGCCCGCCTATCACAAGGAATCAGCGCAACAGGCGTGGACCGTTCTTCTTCATTTTCTAAGGACTCACGTCGGCAATTAGGGAGTACCCGATCGAGCGAGAGCCGCCTCGAAGGATCTCTTCTTATCCCTTTCGCAATAATCACCCTCCTCTTTCCCGCTGGAATCTTACGTCCTCATCTGATGTTAAGAAGTCGGCCATGATGCCATGCACCCCCCATTTTTTCCGCCAATCACAGGCAAGTCCAGGATGAAATATTTATTTGCCGTTTTGCTCTTCGCTCTCGCGGCATGCGGAAGTGCTCAACAGTTCGATGCCATCCCCCCGGATGTTAACAGGCAGGATGTCCCTAACGATACAGTCAGCGTGACGGCCGAATCGTTCAGGTTCACGCCTGAGGTCATCCGGGTCAAAACAGGGACGCTGGTGACGCTGAGGATCAATTCGATCGACGGGACTCATGGATTTAAGCTCAGCGCGTTCGGAATTGATGAACGTCTCGACGAAAACGTACCGAAGTCAATTGAATTCTATGTTTCAAGAAAAGGGGAGTATGACTTTCGCTGTTCTCATTTTTGCGGTCTTGGTCATCTCGGCATGACCGGCAGAATCATCGTAGAATAATTTCTAGTTTCGGCAATTTCCGCTATGGTATTGAAGAGACAATTTTCCGATACCCGGCTTGAGATGATGGATCGCCCCGATGCCGATTCTGAAGTGCTGCGGGACGACCTTCGCAACCTGCGCATCATTAATCGCTATTTTGGAGGGCTATCGGCGCTGCGCAAAGCCGTTATGCCGATGATCACGAAGGGAAAAACGAAAGAGACTGTGACAATTCTCGATCTGGCGACTGGCTCGGGGGATCAACCCGTCTCGTTGGCGAAGGCATTCAGGCGGCAGAGTCAGCCGGCGCAGATCACGGCGATCGACAGGAACGAGATTATGCTGAACGCAGCGCGCGAGTACGCCGCGGATTTTCCGGAAATTCATTTTGAGCGCGGCGACATTCTCAGTGTACCGTACGCATCAGCAAGTTTCGATATCGTTACCTGTTCGCTCGCAATTCATCATTGTTCACGTGAAGATGCGGTACGGCTCCTTGGCGAGATGAACCGCCTAAGCCGGCGCGGCTTTGTCGTCAATGATCTTTCGCGAAGCCGGACGGGGGCGGCCACTGCATGGATCTACACGCGGCTCACGACGCTCAATCCAATGACCCGGTACGACAGCGTTGTTTCCGTCCTGAGAGCGTTCACCAAGAAAGAACTTACAGAAATGGCCGCCGAAGCCGGGGTACATCCGGTAAAAATTTTTACGGCCCCTCTTTTTAGACTCGTTGCGGTCAAGGAAAAATAATGGTCAAAGAAAATACCATTTTTATCAAAGCATC contains:
- a CDS encoding sterol desaturase family protein; this translates as MKNYVSNEDKSARMFESDFMELFTHIHPSLPLVIFVPVVALSLYYTDAQISASSRFLLFIGGLFVWSGSEYLLHRFFFHFVPENVWGKRLHFIMHGVHHDYPNDSRRLVMAPAISVPLATMFFFIFRTICGPKFAFPFFAGFITGYLFYDMMHYAIHHIPMKSKAGNYLRKHHFRHHYSDADINFGVSSPVWDVVFGTLNNERKDNSEPALADVNSRIKQ
- a CDS encoding ATP-binding cassette domain-containing protein, translating into MNGKTIPNLRSQTSTRASNSSTLDSLEEAILETFQLTRRYGALTAVNAVSFAVNPGEIFGIIGPNGAGKTTTIKMLTTLLPPTSGRALVAKFDISRQARDVRRSIGYVPQLVSADGNLTGYENLLLFAKLYDIPSNKRLDRIQRALELMELSDARNNLVKTYSGGMIRRLEIAQAVLHRPHILFLDEPTVGLDPVARQSVWAQVKMLVDRGTTVILTTHYMEEAESLCSRVAIMHKGSIVANGTPEELKKTVGGKKTTLDDVFAFYSGNALESGGNYRETSRVRRTARRLG
- a CDS encoding ABC transporter permease; the encoded protein is MTAVWSFVRKTFVIAELEVRKLRHDPTELLTRALQPALWMLIFGEVFARLRSIPTGSVGYLDFLAPGILAQSVLFAAIFYGIAIIWERDLGIIHKFLVSPTPRSALVLGKALSAGVRGLSQAIIIYLLSMILGVQINWDPLSLLGILLFVFLGSALFSTFSLIIACIVKTRERFMGIGQVMTMPLFFASNAIYPIAIMPPWLKVIAQVNPLTYEVDALRGLMLIGGTSVYGLPVDFAALAASTSLLIAIGAALYPSVVA
- a CDS encoding dienelactone hydrolase family protein — translated: MENYITLKIADGTEMRAYVSRPSVPGKYPGIIVYQEAFGVNAHIRDVDGRFAREGYVAVAPELYHRTGAGIEGDYKDFSSLQPHFSALKEDLVGQDVRAVYDWLINDSSVDAERAACVGFCLGGRIAFQTNTMLPVKAAISFYGGGIAETLVNRIPQLHGASLMFWGGRDKRILPEHIRTIIDGFRAANKPYTNIEFSEAEHGFFCDARPAYHKESAQQAWTVLLHFLRTHVGN
- a CDS encoding cupredoxin domain-containing protein encodes the protein MKYLFAVLLFALAACGSAQQFDAIPPDVNRQDVPNDTVSVTAESFRFTPEVIRVKTGTLVTLRINSIDGTHGFKLSAFGIDERLDENVPKSIEFYVSRKGEYDFRCSHFCGLGHLGMTGRIIVE
- a CDS encoding methyltransferase domain-containing protein gives rise to the protein MKRQFSDTRLEMMDRPDADSEVLRDDLRNLRIINRYFGGLSALRKAVMPMITKGKTKETVTILDLATGSGDQPVSLAKAFRRQSQPAQITAIDRNEIMLNAAREYAADFPEIHFERGDILSVPYASASFDIVTCSLAIHHCSREDAVRLLGEMNRLSRRGFVVNDLSRSRTGAATAWIYTRLTTLNPMTRYDSVVSVLRAFTKKELTEMAAEAGVHPVKIFTAPLFRLVAVKEK